The Brockia lithotrophica genome window below encodes:
- the pdxS gene encoding pyridoxal 5'-phosphate synthase lyase subunit PdxS — translation MSWSLERVLSPEKIAVAERFRGGVIMDVTSVEQAKIAEAAGASAVMALERVPADIRAAGGVARMADPALVEQIMRAVRIPVMAKVRIGHFLEARVYEALGVDFIDESEVLTPADEEYHIDKTTFRTPFVCGARDLGEALRRIAEGAAMIRTKGEAGTGNIVEAVRHLRRINRQIQEVRALPKEGLVAESRKLGVPLELLAYVHEHGKLPVPNLAAGGVATPADAALMIHLGADGVFVGSGIFKSENPEKTARAIVEAVKHPEDYERILYVSKGLGAAMPGIDVRALSPEQLMAERGL, via the coding sequence ATGAGTTGGTCCCTGGAACGCGTGCTCTCGCCGGAAAAAATCGCGGTGGCGGAGCGTTTCCGCGGCGGTGTGATCATGGACGTCACGTCGGTAGAGCAGGCGAAAATCGCTGAGGCTGCCGGCGCAAGCGCCGTAATGGCCCTGGAGCGCGTTCCCGCGGACATTCGTGCGGCGGGCGGTGTAGCGCGGATGGCGGACCCCGCCCTCGTGGAGCAGATCATGCGCGCCGTCCGGATTCCGGTCATGGCAAAGGTGCGGATCGGCCACTTTCTGGAGGCGCGCGTCTACGAAGCCCTCGGCGTGGACTTCATCGACGAAAGCGAAGTGTTGACCCCGGCAGACGAGGAATACCACATCGACAAGACCACCTTCCGCACGCCCTTCGTCTGCGGCGCCCGTGACCTGGGAGAAGCCCTTCGGAGGATTGCCGAGGGAGCGGCCATGATTCGCACGAAGGGAGAAGCGGGTACGGGGAACATCGTGGAGGCTGTGCGCCACCTGCGCCGGATCAACAGGCAAATCCAGGAAGTGCGCGCGCTCCCGAAGGAAGGGCTCGTGGCGGAATCGCGGAAGCTCGGAGTTCCCCTCGAGCTCCTCGCCTACGTGCATGAGCACGGGAAACTCCCCGTTCCAAACCTCGCAGCAGGCGGTGTCGCTACGCCCGCAGACGCGGCGCTCATGATCCACCTCGGAGCGGACGGCGTGTTCGTCGGCTCGGGGATCTTTAAGTCCGAAAACCCGGAAAAGACCGCGCGGGCAATCGTAGAAGCCGTAAAACACCCGGAAGACTACGAGCGGATCCTGTACGTTTCCAAAGGGTTGGGAGCGGCGATGCCCGGGATCGACGTACGGGCTCTTTCGCCCGAACAGCTCATGGCCGAACGGGGGTTGTGA
- a CDS encoding transketolase family protein, whose product MSRGSASVQGFAEAVVGLAQTYPNLILLDADRAAHSFLVPFRELYPDRFINVGVAEATMVGMAAGLATTGFIPVAITLAAHASQRAFPFIAQTIAVPRLNAKIVGLEGSVLGNNAGAPRQAFFDLAVMRVLPHMTVVVPADAHEAYRATQALVAYDGPAYLRLSSWDVPAVTDRSDEFVIGRWKLLREGSDLLFVAAGALVYTALESARRLAEVGIETAVLNASTLKPLDEGSLAEWACRAGAAVTLEDHTTVGGLGGAVAEFLSRECPIPLLRLGAPEVPETAQEEILDPDRVAETSREFLERRRDKHPSGR is encoded by the coding sequence CCGGGGGTCGGCGTCGGTCCAAGGTTTTGCGGAAGCGGTCGTAGGGCTCGCCCAAACGTACCCCAATCTCATTCTCCTGGATGCCGATCGCGCCGCCCATTCGTTTCTCGTTCCCTTCCGCGAACTCTATCCGGACCGTTTTATCAACGTAGGCGTCGCCGAGGCGACAATGGTGGGGATGGCCGCCGGCCTCGCGACCACCGGGTTCATCCCCGTTGCCATCACCCTCGCCGCACACGCCTCCCAAAGGGCCTTCCCCTTCATCGCCCAAACAATTGCGGTCCCTCGGCTGAACGCGAAAATCGTAGGGCTCGAAGGGAGCGTCTTGGGCAACAACGCGGGTGCTCCACGCCAGGCGTTCTTCGACCTCGCGGTGATGCGCGTCCTACCCCACATGACCGTCGTCGTGCCCGCAGACGCCCACGAAGCCTATCGGGCAACGCAGGCGCTCGTCGCCTACGACGGCCCCGCCTACCTCCGGCTTTCCTCCTGGGACGTTCCCGCCGTGACCGACCGTTCGGACGAGTTCGTCATCGGCCGTTGGAAGCTCCTGCGCGAAGGTTCGGATCTCCTCTTTGTGGCCGCCGGGGCGCTCGTCTACACCGCCCTCGAGTCCGCTAGACGGTTGGCCGAAGTAGGCATCGAGACCGCCGTGCTCAACGCTTCGACGCTCAAACCGCTAGACGAAGGATCTCTGGCCGAGTGGGCCTGCCGGGCGGGTGCCGCCGTTACGCTCGAGGACCACACCACGGTGGGCGGGCTCGGAGGAGCTGTAGCGGAGTTTCTCTCCCGCGAATGCCCGATCCCGCTCCTTCGGCTGGGCGCTCCCGAGGTGCCGGAAACGGCGCAAGAAGAAATCCTCGACCCCGATCGGGTGGCCGAGACGTCCCGAGAATTTCTCGAGCGGCGGCGCGACAAACATCCGAGCGGCAGGTAG
- a CDS encoding YaaC family protein, protein MNVPLIRPEFLLTHEAGVRYVLRRAYAAWPEPDRSRLVYANVPRVQAFYTQGKVFWEAARKTKELSVRYLLCYTAAHNWGKVRILFADPHYPRRRSDLTHGLSLRSGRREAGELGGEVYVEPHGLFPLLAGEERSTLVGKRVTVRALFRAAFAHGFLHLPEEGDSPVREEEVCARDEDTLLRSLRADLLHLMATFVLANFARYEADRFFRLLDGSYDFFPLALEAYAELCTSHLPDLVFSREISSGLLPRELPAEVLYERT, encoded by the coding sequence ATGAACGTTCCTCTGATACGTCCCGAATTCCTTCTCACCCACGAGGCGGGCGTGCGGTACGTCCTCCGCCGGGCATATGCCGCTTGGCCTGAGCCCGACCGTTCGCGGCTCGTGTACGCCAACGTCCCACGGGTGCAAGCCTTCTACACCCAAGGGAAGGTGTTTTGGGAGGCGGCACGGAAAACGAAGGAGCTCTCGGTACGCTACCTCCTATGCTACACCGCAGCGCACAACTGGGGAAAGGTGCGGATCCTCTTCGCAGACCCCCACTATCCGCGCAGACGTTCCGACCTCACCCACGGCCTTTCCCTGCGTTCCGGTCGGCGGGAAGCGGGTGAACTCGGTGGGGAGGTCTACGTCGAGCCCCACGGGCTTTTTCCCTTACTCGCCGGAGAAGAAAGGTCCACCCTGGTAGGGAAACGTGTCACCGTCCGCGCCCTTTTTCGCGCGGCATTCGCGCACGGGTTTTTGCATCTTCCAGAGGAAGGGGATTCCCCCGTCCGCGAAGAGGAGGTATGCGCACGGGACGAGGACACGCTCCTAAGAAGCTTGCGCGCCGACCTCCTGCATCTCATGGCCACCTTTGTGCTGGCCAATTTCGCCCGTTACGAAGCCGACCGTTTTTTCCGCCTGCTCGACGGGTCCTACGATTTCTTTCCCCTCGCGCTCGAGGCCTATGCCGAACTTTGCACCTCGCACCTTCCTGACCTCGTCTTTTCCCGGGAAATATCTTCCGGGCTACTCCCGCGAGAACTGCCGGCGGAGGTACTCTACGAGCGGACGTAA
- the guaB gene encoding IMP dehydrogenase, protein MEFSADAWTEALTFDDVLLVPRYSEVIPKEAELATYVTRNHRLDIPVLSAAMDTVTGWEMAVALGKLGGLGVLHRNMDPVKQAEAVTRVKREGVLAAAAVGTGETHVRRADVLVEAGVDILVVDTAHGHSKRVLETVATLKRRHPRTDVLAGNIATEEGARALIEAGADGVKVGIGPGSICTTRIVAGVGVPQLTAILWAARAAHAAGVPLVADGGMRHSGDAVKALAAGASALMFGSLFAGTDEAPGHLVTVGGKKMKAYRGMGSAGAMAEGSSDRYFQEGAGKFVPEGVEGYVPYKGPLADVVFELIGGIRSGMGYLGARRIPDLWERRQFVRITGNGLRESHPHDIYLRSELS, encoded by the coding sequence ATGGAATTTTCTGCCGATGCGTGGACCGAAGCGCTCACGTTCGACGACGTGTTGCTCGTTCCCCGATATTCCGAAGTAATTCCCAAGGAGGCGGAACTCGCAACGTACGTCACGCGCAACCACCGACTGGACATCCCCGTATTGAGCGCCGCCATGGACACCGTAACGGGTTGGGAAATGGCCGTAGCCCTCGGAAAACTTGGTGGGCTCGGCGTCCTCCACCGAAATATGGATCCTGTTAAGCAGGCGGAAGCGGTCACGCGCGTGAAGCGCGAAGGTGTTCTGGCCGCCGCCGCCGTGGGGACGGGAGAAACTCACGTAAGGCGCGCCGACGTTCTCGTGGAAGCGGGCGTCGACATCCTCGTCGTCGACACGGCGCACGGACATTCGAAACGCGTGTTGGAAACGGTCGCTACGCTCAAACGGCGCCACCCGCGTACGGACGTCCTCGCGGGAAACATCGCCACAGAAGAAGGAGCACGCGCGTTGATCGAAGCGGGGGCAGACGGCGTTAAGGTGGGGATAGGCCCGGGTTCGATCTGCACGACGCGGATCGTCGCGGGCGTCGGCGTTCCCCAGCTCACGGCCATCCTGTGGGCCGCCCGTGCGGCCCATGCTGCGGGTGTACCGCTCGTAGCCGACGGCGGCATGCGCCATTCGGGTGACGCCGTGAAAGCCCTGGCCGCAGGAGCGAGCGCCCTCATGTTTGGTTCGCTCTTCGCGGGAACCGACGAGGCTCCGGGGCACCTGGTGACCGTCGGCGGAAAGAAAATGAAGGCCTACCGGGGAATGGGATCTGCAGGGGCGATGGCGGAGGGGTCGAGCGACCGCTACTTCCAAGAAGGGGCCGGCAAGTTCGTCCCCGAGGGAGTAGAGGGGTACGTCCCCTACAAGGGCCCCCTCGCCGATGTCGTCTTCGAACTCATCGGTGGGATTCGCTCCGGCATGGGGTACCTGGGAGCGCGGAGGATTCCCGACCTGTGGGAACGGAGGCAGTTCGTCCGAATCACGGGAAACGGCCTGCGAGAAAGCCATCCTCACGACATTTACCTGCGTTCGGAACTCTCCTAG
- a CDS encoding methylenetetrahydrofolate reductase, with translation MPFRILVEVPPPKSNVVGPFLANVDALAAMNVDAVTLSDNSLAQARMANVVAAQLVRQRVNLPVVLHVNTRDRNLLAQQSLFFGLAALGIHDVLIISGDAMRLGDHPEGKAVYERTSIDLMYLVRGMNEGRSFFGRPLKSPTSFRIGGALNPTSAGGFSRDRALRKVEAGATFFLTQPLFDDRALEALDELRTVLPPGIELYPGFMPLTSEKNARFMASVPGFSVPEPLLRAYAERPEDPEIGIEFLLELFERNKPFLSRFAGVYLVTPGRKVELLRPLVEYLRRQFSRE, from the coding sequence TTGCCCTTTCGAATTCTGGTAGAAGTTCCTCCGCCAAAGAGCAACGTCGTAGGGCCGTTTCTCGCCAACGTAGACGCCCTGGCCGCTATGAACGTAGACGCCGTCACGCTTTCCGACAACTCGCTTGCCCAGGCGCGGATGGCAAACGTGGTCGCCGCCCAACTCGTCCGACAGAGGGTAAATCTCCCCGTAGTTCTTCACGTGAACACGCGCGACCGCAACCTCCTGGCGCAGCAGTCCCTCTTCTTCGGACTTGCCGCTCTGGGGATCCACGACGTGCTCATCATTAGCGGCGACGCCATGCGTCTCGGCGACCATCCGGAGGGGAAGGCCGTCTACGAACGGACGTCCATCGACCTCATGTACCTCGTGCGGGGGATGAACGAGGGACGTTCCTTTTTCGGCAGGCCGCTGAAAAGTCCGACCTCCTTTCGCATTGGCGGGGCGCTCAACCCTACGTCTGCAGGGGGGTTTTCGCGGGACCGCGCCTTGCGCAAGGTCGAAGCGGGTGCGACGTTCTTCCTCACCCAACCGCTCTTCGACGACCGCGCCCTCGAAGCCCTCGACGAACTTCGCACTGTCCTTCCGCCCGGAATCGAACTCTACCCGGGATTCATGCCCCTAACCTCGGAAAAAAACGCGCGGTTCATGGCATCCGTCCCCGGCTTCTCCGTCCCGGAACCCCTCCTTCGGGCATACGCCGAACGCCCGGAGGATCCGGAGATTGGGATTGAGTTTCTCCTCGAGCTTTTTGAACGGAATAAACCTTTCCTTTCGAGGTTTGCCGGTGTGTACCTCGTCACTCCAGGGAGAAAGGTAGAGCTCTTACGTCCGCTCGTAGAGTACCTCCGCCGGCAGTTCTCGCGGGAGTAG
- a CDS encoding D-alanyl-D-alanine carboxypeptidase family protein → MHKPRSLRSALRRLARPLILIGAALGILLGQHPAWAEGTSPSGTDPLRLGVRSAILVELESGRVLYAYNAEEPLPPASMTKMMTEYLVLKAVREGKLRWEDPVTIGVYPGFLGRDKGSRVFLEEGETRTVRELFTAMAVYSANDATAALAEKVAGSREAFVSLMNETAKSLGMVHTHFVTCHGYPEEELAPFVKANGDKNVMSARDAAILARHLLLDTPEILSFTSIVRANFPPGANRKQEIAMENWNKLLPGLRFAYEGADGLKTGFTDEAKYCVTATAKRGDMRLIAVVMGAEPAPGPEPDKNRFLAAHALFNYGFQNFARKVLAPAGQPVGDVSVRRGTKDNVPAVPAADIVDVVPVGHEEDVRVTWTSVPDLFAPVQKGQKVGELRVESPYPLLEGTPDIPLVAGEDVPKAPWWRIFFAAVGDFFANAYRLALSVLNRA, encoded by the coding sequence GTGCACAAACCCCGTTCGCTGCGGAGTGCGCTCCGCCGCCTCGCGCGCCCTTTGATTCTCATCGGCGCCGCTCTCGGAATTCTCCTCGGACAGCATCCGGCGTGGGCGGAGGGCACATCCCCCTCCGGAACGGACCCGCTTCGGCTCGGCGTACGCTCGGCGATCCTCGTGGAGCTCGAAAGCGGACGCGTGCTCTACGCCTACAACGCCGAGGAACCGCTCCCACCGGCCAGCATGACGAAGATGATGACCGAATACCTCGTGCTCAAGGCCGTACGCGAAGGAAAGCTTCGCTGGGAAGACCCCGTAACGATCGGCGTATACCCGGGATTTCTGGGAAGGGATAAGGGGTCGCGCGTGTTCCTCGAAGAAGGAGAAACCCGCACGGTACGGGAACTCTTTACGGCGATGGCCGTGTACTCGGCAAACGACGCAACGGCGGCGTTGGCAGAGAAGGTAGCCGGATCCCGCGAAGCCTTTGTATCTCTCATGAATGAAACGGCCAAATCTCTGGGTATGGTGCACACGCACTTCGTGACGTGCCACGGCTACCCAGAAGAAGAACTTGCTCCCTTCGTAAAGGCCAACGGGGATAAGAACGTGATGTCCGCGCGAGACGCGGCAATTCTCGCCCGCCACCTCCTCCTCGATACTCCGGAAATCCTCTCCTTTACCTCCATCGTCCGGGCAAACTTCCCTCCGGGGGCCAACCGGAAGCAGGAAATCGCCATGGAAAATTGGAACAAACTCCTTCCCGGCCTCCGTTTCGCCTATGAAGGAGCGGACGGTTTGAAGACGGGGTTCACGGACGAAGCGAAGTACTGTGTCACCGCCACAGCAAAGCGAGGGGATATGCGCCTCATCGCCGTCGTCATGGGTGCGGAACCCGCCCCCGGACCGGAACCCGACAAAAACCGTTTCCTCGCCGCCCACGCCCTTTTCAACTACGGGTTTCAAAACTTCGCGCGTAAGGTCCTCGCCCCGGCAGGCCAACCTGTCGGCGACGTCTCCGTACGCCGTGGGACGAAGGATAACGTACCCGCGGTTCCCGCGGCAGACATTGTCGACGTCGTCCCGGTCGGCCACGAGGAAGACGTACGCGTGACCTGGACTTCTGTCCCGGACCTCTTCGCCCCCGTGCAAAAGGGACAAAAGGTGGGCGAGCTCCGCGTGGAAAGCCCCTACCCGCTCCTCGAAGGAACGCCCGATATCCCGCTCGTTGCCGGAGAGGACGTACCCAAAGCTCCTTGGTGGCGAATTTTCTTTGCGGCCGTCGGGGATTTCTTTGCGAACGCCTACCGTCTTGCCCTTTCCGTGCTGAACCGCGCGTAG